A portion of the Pseudomonas sp. PSE14 genome contains these proteins:
- a CDS encoding OmpA family protein, whose amino-acid sequence MPKHRRQLPATLATLAVIAGFHSPLSLAFEPNPKIYGEIYQKVGSVVPQQAQIVMFRGKDGGKDAAHVYIDGQLHSALMPGGYTVFCTPAGEHSLESYIGDAPGYTGKRNPQSYARLDGGQTYVLEAPVGPNQSTPIVHTGKDAEQSLEGLHRQIQLVSRASSVVPCKTETQSKLSLRSDMLFQFAKGGYDDLTPEGHDVLREVVEQIQQLRDSIKGIDVVGHADPIGSSQTNVKLSRQRAETIRRVLLEQGLASNLVEVSARGSDEPVVQCDSGSRKELIACNAPNRRVELVILGVAGK is encoded by the coding sequence GTGCCGAAGCACAGACGCCAACTGCCCGCGACCCTGGCGACCCTGGCGGTGATCGCTGGTTTCCACTCCCCCCTGAGCCTGGCGTTCGAGCCCAACCCGAAGATCTACGGCGAGATTTACCAGAAAGTGGGCTCCGTCGTACCCCAGCAGGCCCAGATCGTGATGTTCCGTGGCAAGGATGGCGGCAAGGACGCAGCCCACGTCTACATCGACGGCCAATTGCATAGCGCCTTGATGCCGGGCGGCTACACCGTGTTCTGCACCCCGGCGGGTGAGCACTCGCTGGAGTCCTACATCGGCGATGCGCCGGGGTATACCGGCAAGCGCAACCCGCAGAGTTACGCCAGGCTCGACGGTGGGCAGACCTATGTCCTCGAAGCGCCTGTCGGTCCTAACCAGAGCACCCCCATCGTGCATACCGGCAAGGATGCCGAGCAGAGCCTCGAAGGCCTGCACCGCCAGATCCAGTTGGTCAGCCGCGCCAGTTCCGTGGTGCCCTGCAAGACCGAGACGCAGAGCAAACTGAGCCTGCGCAGCGACATGCTGTTCCAATTCGCCAAGGGCGGCTACGACGACCTGACCCCGGAAGGCCATGACGTCCTGCGTGAGGTGGTAGAGCAGATTCAGCAACTGCGCGATAGCATCAAAGGTATCGATGTGGTGGGGCACGCCGACCCGATCGGCAGCTCGCAGACCAACGTGAAACTGTCGCGTCAGCGCGCCGAAACCATCCGCCGCGTGCTGCTGGAGCAGGGCCTTGCCAGCAATCTGGTTGAGGTTTCCGCCCGTGGCAGCGACGAACCGGTGGTGCAGTGCGATAGCGGTTCGCGCAAGGAACTCATCGCCTGTAACGCGCCGAACCGCCGCGTGGAGCTGGTCATCCTGGGGGTTGCCGGCAAGTAG
- a CDS encoding Ig-like domain-containing protein — protein MAVETIGLVAVSENAARKVAVKAGGKIKAHEGTKYLLQVENNDIAPENVTVKREGDDLQITFEGSEKPDLTIQNFFADGMDGQLYGVAEDRQLYAYVRTDGEGFDGHLLVADGESAPISLGGDSLADGSPYLASTFEEAAGFVMWPWLLGLAGVGAAAAAIIHHNNDDGHHHTATSPAPSNSVATDGVGPIQGQLSNGDVTDDAHPALSGNGVPGAIIHIIDNGQEIASTTVSPDGVWSYTAELADGLHNIDVTQELPGEKPSAPLKVIDLVVDTVAPAAPEAWLAPASGSDVKGDDVTSNQTPTIDGKAEPGVDVAVTFSTGEVIHAKADENGDWSLAPTQALPAGNNEISLIATDPAGNQSETTLLPITIETPASTTLKGGDVTSDVAPNDSAPVIAVSDFAPGDIIHQIDGGTGQDSTPVASAVAEGYGSNASLLDTGSMSTPVGAYVIQSFSYESTGNTAGRIEVTGDQVSSYVTSNPASVTPAAGGDALSMPTEPPAYAAHDSTHIFAGSGLDTLELAGANQGPDLRGLSADNGQVRIEKPDFAGDKALTVSLNDVLSQGESDLFQKGSESKVTVDGDALNGHPDHGSATWQDTGTTTLGSSIFQGHSQLDAEALIKQAVASSIV, from the coding sequence ATGGCAGTGGAAACTATCGGTCTTGTCGCCGTCTCTGAGAATGCAGCCAGGAAGGTTGCAGTCAAGGCCGGTGGAAAGATCAAGGCACATGAAGGTACCAAGTACCTTCTCCAGGTAGAAAACAACGATATCGCTCCCGAGAACGTCACCGTCAAGCGCGAAGGTGATGACCTGCAGATCACCTTCGAGGGCAGCGAAAAACCTGATCTGACCATCCAGAACTTCTTCGCTGACGGCATGGATGGCCAGCTCTACGGGGTTGCCGAAGATCGTCAGTTGTATGCGTATGTGCGTACCGATGGCGAAGGCTTCGACGGTCACCTGCTGGTGGCCGATGGTGAGTCCGCCCCCATTAGCCTGGGCGGCGACTCCCTGGCGGACGGCAGCCCTTACCTGGCGTCCACCTTCGAGGAGGCGGCGGGCTTCGTCATGTGGCCCTGGCTGCTTGGCCTGGCTGGCGTAGGTGCCGCTGCCGCAGCCATCATCCATCACAACAACGATGACGGTCATCACCACACCGCGACCAGTCCTGCGCCGAGCAACTCCGTCGCTACCGACGGTGTCGGCCCGATCCAGGGCCAGCTGTCCAACGGCGATGTCACTGACGATGCGCATCCGGCCCTCTCCGGCAATGGCGTACCGGGCGCAATCATCCACATCATCGACAATGGCCAGGAAATCGCTTCCACCACCGTGTCGCCGGATGGCGTCTGGTCCTATACCGCAGAACTGGCCGACGGCCTGCACAACATCGATGTCACCCAGGAGCTCCCTGGCGAGAAGCCCAGCGCCCCGCTCAAGGTGATCGATCTCGTCGTTGACACTGTCGCTCCTGCCGCTCCAGAGGCCTGGCTTGCTCCTGCCTCGGGCAGCGATGTCAAGGGCGACGACGTCACCAGCAACCAGACACCGACGATCGATGGCAAGGCCGAGCCGGGTGTCGACGTGGCCGTTACCTTCTCGACGGGTGAGGTGATCCATGCCAAGGCCGACGAGAATGGCGACTGGTCATTGGCCCCGACCCAGGCGCTGCCCGCGGGCAACAACGAAATCTCCCTCATTGCCACCGATCCGGCGGGCAACCAGAGCGAGACGACCCTTCTTCCCATCACTATCGAAACCCCGGCCTCGACCACGCTGAAGGGCGGTGATGTGACCAGCGACGTCGCCCCCAACGACAGCGCCCCGGTGATCGCCGTTAGCGACTTCGCGCCGGGCGACATCATCCACCAGATCGATGGCGGGACCGGGCAGGACAGCACCCCGGTCGCCAGTGCAGTAGCAGAGGGCTACGGCAGCAACGCCAGCCTGCTGGATACAGGCTCGATGAGCACCCCGGTCGGGGCCTACGTCATCCAGTCGTTCTCCTATGAGTCGACCGGCAACACTGCCGGCCGTATCGAGGTCACTGGTGATCAGGTCTCCTCGTACGTCACCAGCAATCCTGCCTCGGTCACGCCGGCGGCGGGTGGCGATGCCCTCTCGATGCCCACAGAGCCCCCTGCATACGCTGCCCACGACTCGACTCACATCTTCGCTGGTTCTGGCCTCGATACGCTGGAACTGGCTGGCGCCAACCAGGGCCCGGATCTGCGGGGGCTATCCGCAGACAACGGTCAGGTCAGGATCGAGAAGCCCGACTTTGCCGGCGACAAAGCACTCACCGTCTCCCTCAACGACGTGCTGAGTCAGGGGGAGAGCGACCTGTTCCAGAAGGGTAGCGAGTCCAAGGTAACGGTGGACGGCGATGCCCTGAATGGCCACCCCGACCACGGCTCGGCTACCTGGCAGGACACCGGCACCACCACGCTCGGCAGTTCGATCTTCCAAGGCCACAGCCAGCTGGACGCCGAGGCCCTGATCAAGCAGGCCGTCGCCAGCAGCATCGTCTAA